GGCTCGGGTCCTCGGTATCCATTATTCACGGGTTGCCCCTTTCCCTTGAgggcgaaaaaaaaaacaatacaGCACAAGCCACAACGTGCCACTGAATGGGGTGAGCGGTGAAGAGGCCCCTGTCACCCAACTGCGTCATGCTTTGTGGCGTTGGATTTGACCCCCCTGAGAACCCCACCATTTTCTCGGCCCTGAGCCCCGCACTCTGCCAGCCGAGCCAACTGCGGCCGGCAGCTGGGACGCAAGGCAGCTGACGTTACCTAACAACCTTGTgcctcgccaacatcaatCAATCCACTGCCTtgcaacgacaacgacatcaccacctcgaAACGCTCGCGCAAACCTCACCGTCCCCCTCGACGACGTCCTTCTTTTCGGGCCAAACCCTTTTGTTCAAATAACATTCTAGAATCACAGCCGCCACCATGGCAAATCGACAACTCGCTCGGGATATGCAAACCGAGTTTCAGGCGCGAGTAGGCACCCCACGATTCCCTTGTCGCCGACAGCAGTGgcaaccatcatcatgctcCTCTGCTAATattccctcccctctcagTTCAACGCCAAGCAAGCCCGCCGCGAAGCCCAAAAGGCGGCCAAACAAGACAACGAGCTAAAGAAGCAAATCCAAAACGTAtctctccccttcttcccccgcTTGGCCATTatctgccccccccccccttctaACCTCCCATCTCGAAATCTAGCTCCTCAAAAAAGGCGAAACCGCCCAAGCCGCCCAAAAAGCCCGCATGCTCCTCGCCAAAcaagccatcgccgcccaAATGGACCAAGCTGCCGACATGGCCGagctctccctcgcccagaTCCAGGCCAACAACGCAATGAACCGCATGACGCACATGATGGCCCAGTCCTCCCGCACGATGCAGCGCGCCCAGCGCCAGGCCAACCCCGAAAAGACGCTCCTGACCCTCGAGCAGTTCCGCAGCCAGAACGAAGAGTACGCCATGTCCAATGGGATTTATCAGGACGCCATGACGCAGAACACTTCGGTGCAGGTCAGCGATGATGCTGTGCATGAGCTGTTGGGCAAGTTGGCGGATGAtgcggggttggagttgaaCCAGGAGCTGGCAAAGGCGAGTGCGAGCAAGGTTGATCCGGTGAAGGAGCCGGCGCAGGCCGTGGAGCCgacggccgaggaagaggatgcgCTGCAGCAGAGGTTGAGGGCTTTGCGGGCATAGATTTTTGGGAAGGGTAGTGGATGGGACGGGAACGACGAACACGAGATTACGAAATGAGGTATATTTGGTTTCCTGGGTTAAGGAGGAAGAATTTCTATTTTTCGTTTTGGCGTTTTGGCGTTTATCGGGTTTGATGCTGCCAGGTATGACGCTTTGGAAGTCCCAAGAGGACTTTACCATGGGTTATGATCCTTGTGGTGGGGGGAAAGTGTTGGAATAGATCACACGTCACAGTCAATTTGGGTCACATGTGGCCAAGATATATCAAGACATTTCAAGAGCTTGTATTTCATGCCGCCACCAACGCTCAAACTCATGATTCCCACCAGAGAAGCTCTCATGCTTATATGTCGCTCAACTTTGACGCATTCCTTCGTTGAAGTAAACGAGCCATATTCTCCTCCAGAGCTAACCTTCATCTTGCCAAATCAGCGCCTGCCATATGACCCCATAACTCCCAACTGGCCACCAAATAACCCATAACATCATGCAAATCGCTAGCAGTCAGCCGCGTTTACATGTAAAGACTAGCCACAGCAGTAATATCCCTCCGGATCAACTCCTGCGCCACCGTCATCTTCTGATACAACTCGGGATCACCGATAATCCTTGCCGCATTCTTCACCTCCCTGCACGTCTCATCCAACCGGGAAATCGTCCGCACAATCGTTCCCTCCAACACATCCGTCAGATTCGTGATATTCTTGAAGCTGACACCCTTGGCCCATTCatacaccacctccatcaacccaaaCCTAGGCTTGCTGACAAAGTCGTTGGACTCCTCTGATGTCTGGATAACCTGGTGGAGAGTCTGCACCGCATTGACCTTTTCGGAGAGCTCAACAATCGTCTTCATGCCCTTCTCTAGGTTGTGCGTCAGCTTTGGGATGGAGTCTGTCTTCTCTTGAAAGACAAACGCCGAGAGCAGAGCGGCGATTTCGGCGGGCTCGTAGTCGGCGAGGACGTTCTCGAGGATGAGCTCGGTAAGGACAAGCTCGTCGCCAGAGTGAATTTCACAGGCTACCTTGCCCTTGAGCTGGATCCGGGTTTCTTCGTCAATGAAGCGAAGGTCCTTGAGAACCTGGATACGCTGCTCGTAGTCGGGGAGGAGCTGCAGGTTTTGGTTGGAGAGGGCCTGGCGGAGCTGGTCGATGTTGGTCTTGATGAGCCACTGATCGTGGCACATGGCGTAGTGCTTCAAGAAGAACGTGCAAAGCGGAGCGGCGGATTTTGTGAGCTTAACCTCCGCCTCACGGCGCTTGTTAATGATGTCGTGAATAGCCAGGCTCTTGATGCGACCCAgatccatctcatcccagtGATCAGAGGCCCAGGTGCGGCAGATGGTTTGAAGCTTGTCCTTGGCTTTTTGGTAGCCTTCGCCGCTGCCAAAGATGTCTGGCAGGATGCCCTTGGTGACATACTTTGTCAAGCATACCAAGTCACTCAGGGGGACGTGCAATGTCTTGGTCCCGATatgcttcttggcctgggGGAGTGACGTGTAGTACTTGCGTAGACTGGGCACAAAGGGCAGCAAGTCCGTGTCATTGCGAATTTCTCGATTCGTTCTAATTTCCAGAACATGCAACATTGGAACCGTCGCGCTGCTTTTGGTGCTGGCGCCTTCAGCGAGCAACAAACCAGGAGTGCGGACACCTTCCTTCATCCAGACGATGAGACGACCAGGCGTAAACATCTTCCGGCCAATCGGAATGTTCAGCAACGCGCGATACAGCTCCTCTGTCAACTGCTTGAAGTCCTCACCCGCCTGGTGACAGTCGTCCATATGAACGTCACAAATCTGACAAGAATCCCTCTTGACCTTTGCCAAATCTGCCTCGGATAGTTTGACCGCCTTCTCGTGCTCGGGTAAGAGCTGTTGAGTGGCGTGTTCTGAGAAACTACGCTTAATCATTTCCTCGATCTTCAGAGCTTCGACGCGTAGTAGGTTCAAGATCATATTGTAGGTCAGGCGGAATTGAGACCGGAGCTTGCTAGGCTCTCCGAGAATCATTTGCCGGAGATCAGTGACAGGGGGGGCTTCATCGCCACCAGGAGGCACAATGATAACGGAACCGACAGTATCGAGACCGCGTCTACCAGCCCGACCAGCCATCTGTGTGTATTCACCAGGAAGGAGATTGCGGAAAGAATGGCCGTCATGCTTGCGGTATCCCGAGAAGACAACTGTTCTCGTGGGCAGGTTCAGGCCCATGGCGAAGGTCTCAGTCGCGAAAAGAACCTTGACCAGAGTCTGGGCGAAAAGAATTTCCACCAACTCCTTGACGATAGGGAGCAAACCACCATGATGGACTGCGATACCTCGCGAGAGCAGCTCTCGAAGGCGCACAATCTGGGGCAGAGTTCTGTCCTCGGGCTTCAAACGAGCAATCGACTTCTCAATCGTCATATGAATCGCACTCTTTTCTTGAGCGGTGCAGAAGTCCTGGTTGCTCAGGGCATCTGCATTCTCCTCACATCTCTTCTTGGAAAAGACGAAGATACAGGCCGGAAGAAGAGTCTGTTTCTTGAGGAACTGGACGAGGTGAACCCACAAGTTCTTGTCCTGAGCAGCAGATGTAAACCCTCCTGGTCGGCCTGTCCGGCCCATATGTCCGGGGTTGTGGCTCGCGCGTGGTggtccacctctcccacgcTGCTGTTGTCCGCCACCCCGACCGCCGCCACGTTGCTGATTGCCCCCTCTTTGCTGGCCTccacggccaccacctctctgGTTGCCACCACCCCGAGCTGGTGCGGCCTCGATGGCCTTTGGTGGCTTGTCCTTGCCCTGCATAGCCGCATTCGCatccttccaccccttctcgACGAACCTCTTCTCAGAGTCGACGATCTTGTAGATGTTTTTGTTGGCCCAGAGATAGTGCTCTAACGGCACAGGTCTCTTCGGCGTAGAAATGACGTAAATATCCTTCTGCTTTGTGCGTCCTACCCACGAGGCGAACTCATGAGTGTTGGGGACAGTAGCAGAAAGAAGAATCAAGGACACATGCTCTGGTAGCATAATGATGACCTCTTCCCAGACAACACCACGCTCAAAGTCGTTTACATAGTGGACCTCGTCGAAGATGACGAACTCGACATCGCGGATGATATCGGCTCCACGGTAAAGCATACTGCGCAGAATCTCCGTAGTCATGATGAGACAGCTGGCCTCCGGGTTGATTTGAACATCACCAGTCAGAATACCAACCTCGGCGAACGTCTGTCTGAAGTCGCGGAACTTTTGGTTGCTGAGCGCCTTGATCGGGGATGTGTAAATAGCCTTCGTCATGTGTTTTGCCGCAAGAGCAATGGCGTATTCAGCCACCACTGTCTTGCCTGCAGAAGTATGGGCTGCGACGAACACCGAGTCGCCATTTTCAAGATGATAGACGGCTTCCTTTTGGAAGTTGTCGAGTTCGAATGGCCATTCTCTGGCTGGATCTGGCACCAGCTCCCGGAAGTTGGGCATTGGTCTGTTGATATCCACCATGTGCGCCCATTCGCGGCCTGCCTTTCTAGCGCTGGATGCTGCAAGCTTGCCATGGGGTTCCAGAGCTGGGAACTCCACTGGAAGAATGGAGTCAATATCCTCGagatcctcctcttcctcgccctcgtctGAAGCACCATTCGTTGGGGCTTTGTCggcgtcctcatcctcttggTCAGGAGCTGCCTCCGGCTCCTGATCCAAGACCTCTTCGACTTCCTTCGCCTGTTTTTCCGCCTCTTCATCCGCAACCTTTCTCCTTTTCGTAAAGTCGATACCTCTGGAGACACCCGGAGCAACCTCAAGCAGACCACCGGATCCAAGCTTGATAACACGTTCTAGTTTCTTCCTGCTGTCAGCTTCCTCAATGGCAGCTGAAGCCCGCAGCTGATCCTCCAACGCAGCTGTTGACTCGATACCCTCCAAACCACCAGGAGCGAAAGGGAAGAACCCGGCGCCACCCCGGACAAATTCAGATCTGCTGGCGGGTTTCCTAGTCATGGACGTGCTGTTCTTCGCCGTGGCATGCGAGGCCGGAACAGTGACATTCCTGTAGCCTGTGACCCGACCCTCAAGCCCATGACGCACGAAGCGGGTGACGGTGCGGGTCTGGCTGGGCGCAATGCTGAAGAGCAGGGAGTAGTCCATCGGGGTGTCCCATCGTTGCTGAAGCTTGTCGAGCCACTCGTCCGAGAATGTGGCCGATGGCGACAGGAATTTCCGCTCGAGTTCGGCGCGCAGCTCATCAGGGTCTTGCTTCTTGGGCGGCTTAACTACCTTGTGGTCAAGGATGTCGTCAATTGCATCGAATGTGGAATTGTCGTCCAGGTGAAGCCGTTGTATGGCATCGTGGAGATCGGTCGCCATTTCGGCGGTAATGGTAGTGTGATGGTCTCGTCCACTGCTTGCAAAAACCAAGTGATATTTTCGACCGAGTTCAAGGTGTGATGTTGTGCCCAAACATGGACGACTCCAGCCTGGAAGACAGCAAGGTCGCAGCTTCATCGACTTGCCCCGCCAAATCATTTGTGGGGTAACCTGACAAGGATGCACCTCTGTGACGACAGCTCGACAGGCACGcaggggttagggttgcaTCATATCTTTAAAAGGGGGCCCAGAAACATAGCgccgtcttcgtcttcaAGGATATTGTTTGAATGGCGACACAGTTGTTTAAACTAGTGTCTCTGAAATAAATGAACATTTGGCTCTTGCCGCTTACGGAGTACCACTGGCCTTTTACcacaacccatccatctctgCCATTGCcgcctcatcatcgtcaaagCTGGTGTCTTTTTTGGCCCCAGCCTCCTTCTGGGTTTCAGGAACAGGCTTAGAAGACgctccctctgcctctgcttcTGCCATCAGAGCGTCAAgatcgtcctcctcatcattaACCTTCGTAGGCTCCGTAGACTTGGGCGCGCTCGGTGCCTTCGTAGGTGGCTGggcctcaacctcggccATAAGCGCATCCAaatcgtcatcatcaaagcCATCCACTTCTTCCCTTTGCGGGGCAGATGGTTTGGAATTGCCATCGCCAAGTATGCTCTTGGTTGACTGGTTCGGTCTAGTGGACAATGTTTCCGCTTCTGCCTCGGCCATCAGAGCGTCCAGATCGTCATCCTCTGGTATGTTATTCGCCTGTGGTATTGGTGGTGCCGCTGCCGTGCTGTTACTTGTCCCATTCCCAAATATGCTCTCCGACCCGTTCCCAAATATGCTTCTTGGTGGCTGCCCAGAGTtagcctctgcctctgccatcAGCGCAtccaaatcatcatcatccggAACGTCTTCACTCCTAGCCCCCTTGGTCGCAGCTCTTGGCGTGGCATTGTAGATATCATCGTCTCCAAACAAATCATCCCCATCGGGTGTCTTCGGTCGttccttggccttgtcgaACACAGGCGCAATCCTTCCTGTATCTTTTGGTGTCTTATCATGTTCGTAAATCGGAAACGGGTCTACGTCGTTCggaccctcctctccctcgcctctGGGTTTCAACTCGTCAATCCATTTCATCCTGGCGTTCCGCAACGAGGTCTTGTGTCCAGCCTTTTCCACCATTGCCAATGCGTCAAGGAAGCTGGCTTTGGGAAAGAGTTCGTCAAGCCATTCCTGGTAGAACGATAACATTCGGGCAGCGTCGGTAAATTCGTGGCCTTTGCCTTTGAGCTTTAGTCTGGATTGGGCGTTTTTTCGGAGCCATGGGATGCCTTTGTCTGATAGTAGTCTAGTCATGATATTAGCATACATGCCAGATCAGGCGGGGGCTAGGCGAAGTGTATACCGGGCATCGTCAAGCTTGACTCTGGGAACACGAgctttcttcttgtcgacTTCTTTTTCTAGCCCGAGAATATCGGtcccttttctctttttacTACTGGCGTCGATCTTCTTGTCATCGGTCTTCTTGGATTTGTCGCCTTTCGGGGAATCGAACGggtcttcctcgtcaaagtcgcTCCATCCTTCTAGAAAACTATCGACAAAAGAACCGCTGTCCTTTTTGTTGCCATTGGTGACTTTGCTGGGACCTGCTGCGGCGGGCATTATGAGAATACTTCGTGGTCGACTATCGCAACTTTTGTTGCTTCaactggtgttgttgggtctGGGGGTAGACAAGACCATTTAAAAGAGACGCGACTTTGAGATGGTTGGCGCGTCGCGCGTCAAGCTGTGTAAGTGGTTGTGGCTTGCCCCGCAGCGCACAAGCCACATTGAATTCCCGCCAAGACTTGTTGACATGATATTTGCCTCAGGCATCAATCCACTGCTGGAGCTTCAACGGCCTGGGTCCAGCAAAGCTTCAAGGAACGAGCCAATCCAGACGACCTCCATTCGCTTGCCTGCGCCCGCCCtgctcgacgacgacgacgacggaaACCGCCGGCCAGGCCCAGTCAGTCAAAATGTCGACCACTCCCGGAAACACTTATACCATCAGCAAGCAGATCAAGACTGAGTACCCAGTGAGTTTTGCGGTGCCGAGAAACCCAATTGAAGGGGACCAAGCTAACTGAGGTTTGCACACAGCTCATCGATAATGATCCGTATGATCCCCCCCTCACTAGATGTCGAAGTTCTCGAGCACGGAGATGGACAGGAATTAACATCGCTTGGTAACAATCCAGGCACTTCAAGCGTGTAATTCGGTACGCCCGGCCGTCCGATTACGTCCACGGCATcgtcgctgccgccgccggcccCAGTCTTCTCTACGCCATGGAGAGATTTGCTCCCTCATATGTCGGAAAGGGTGGTGTCGCCCAGACCATGCGGTTGGGTGGTGCCATGGGGTTGTGTGGTGGTTTCATCTACTTTTACCAGCGGTCTATTCGTACGTCATCGCTCCATCACAGCATATCGAGGCAACAGTCGGGCTTCGGGCCGGGTTTAGAAGAATTCGGATAATGTGGGAGGGTGCAGGCGGTACTAGAGACAGGAACTGACGGCTCTGATAGTGCGCTTCTACGGTATGAGCGAAAACGCCCGGGAAGTCCAGATGGACATGCGCGAGATGGTCGACAAGGTCAAGCGCGGCGAGCCTATCTACGGCGAAAGTCAGCTTACTCCCGCCATGCAGGGTGTTGCCGCCCGCCAGTCTCGATATTCCGCTCTCTTCATGGCTGTGCTCCCCTGGTTCAACTTTGTCAACCACAGCCAGCACGGTGTTGACACCGCCAAGTATTACAGACAAGCCGAGCGGGAGCTGGAGGCTGAGCGTCTTGCGCGGGAGGGTGGGAACCCTAGCCAGTAAAAGGAACAGGAATGAAAAGAACGATTGCATGTGCGGGGAGGGGTGCTGGACTGCGGGTGCCAGGTTGTATATACCAATGCTAGAAGGCTGGCCAACAGACATTTTTTTGATGAACACATTGCTAAGTATCTATCTTGGGTTGATGTGCTCACCGCTTCCAGCTCTCACACCGAATATTAGCGCTCAAAGGACGTTCGATTGGATGTTTATATGCGCTTGAGGGGTAGAGTTAGATCAATGCGCGTATACTTTAGCCCTACTACGCAACACGGCAGCTGGTATATCACGTACGTTTGAATGGTTTACCCGGAGTTAAAGATGATTTTGACGTAGCTGACAATGGTCATACCCAGATAGTTACTCATATATACGAATGCTATGCATACAAATCTCGCACTCACCACCACGCCACCCGTGCCCACCACCTTGATTCAACTATCCTCAATCTACCGTCCGGACCTCCCAATCAAGCCACCAGTATTTTAAGCGCACTGCGAGTAGTAAGGAGGCGAAACAGCCTTGCAAGATCCGCTCTGTCGAAGGGTCAGCACTGATGCCACTTTGGAAAAGGGGTTCACTCATAACAACTTACAGCGCAGTTCGTGCATCCAGTATACCCGTTACCGCCACACTGCCCATACATGGCAACACTGCAACCGGAgttgccgccgccagcaTTACTACCACCGCCAGTAGCAGGAGAAGAACCACCGCCTCCTGGAGCAATCgcggaaggagaagagccaACCTTGCAGGTTGACGCACACCCAGTGCAAGCCCCACCGGGAGTTCTAGTCTCACCACCAGAATAAACCGCCGGTCCAGGGGCGGTGTAAGAAGTAAGCGCAGCGTGGATGTTCACCTGCCCTTCACTGGC
This genomic stretch from Podospora bellae-mahoneyi strain CBS 112042 chromosome 1 map unlocalized CBS112042p_1.2, whole genome shotgun sequence harbors:
- the DID2 gene encoding Vacuolar-sorting protein SNF7 (COG:U; BUSCO:EOG092656CM; EggNog:ENOG503PDU9), encoding MANRQLARDMQTEFQARFNAKQARREAQKAAKQDNELKKQIQNLLKKGETAQAAQKARMLLAKQAIAAQMDQAADMAELSLAQIQANNAMNRMTHMMAQSSRTMQRAQRQANPEKTLLTLEQFRSQNEEYAMSNGIYQDAMTQNTSVQVSDDAVHELLGKLADDAGLELNQELAKASASKVDPVKEPAQAVEPTAEEEDALQQRLRALRA
- the SKI2 gene encoding Antiviral helicase ski2 (EggNog:ENOG503NUCU; COG:A) gives rise to the protein MIWRGKSMKLRPCCLPGWSRPCLGTTSHLELGRKYHLVFASSGRDHHTTITAEMATDLHDAIQRLHLDDNSTFDAIDDILDHKVVKPPKKQDPDELRAELERKFLSPSATFSDEWLDKLQQRWDTPMDYSLLFSIAPSQTRTVTRFVRHGLEGRVTGYRNVTVPASHATAKNSTSMTRKPASRSEFVRGGAGFFPFAPGGLEGIESTAALEDQLRASAAIEEADSRKKLERVIKLGSGGLLEVAPGVSRGIDFTKRRKVADEEAEKQAKEVEEVLDQEPEAAPDQEDEDADKAPTNGASDEGEEEEDLEDIDSILPVEFPALEPHGKLAASSARKAGREWAHMVDINRPMPNFRELVPDPAREWPFELDNFQKEAVYHLENGDSVFVAAHTSAGKTVVAEYAIALAAKHMTKAIYTSPIKALSNQKFRDFRQTFAEVGILTGDVQINPEASCLIMTTEILRSMLYRGADIIRDVEFVIFDEVHYVNDFERGVVWEEVIIMLPEHVSLILLSATVPNTHEFASWVGRTKQKDIYVISTPKRPVPLEHYLWANKNIYKIVDSEKRFVEKGWKDANAAMQGKDKPPKAIEAAPARGGGNQRGGGRGGQQRGGNQQRGGGRGGGQQQRGRGGPPRASHNPGHMGRTGRPGGFTSAAQDKNLWVHLVQFLKKQTLLPACIFVFSKKRCEENADALSNQDFCTAQEKSAIHMTIEKSIARLKPEDRTLPQIVRLRELLSRGIAVHHGGLLPIVKELVEILFAQTLVKVLFATETFAMGLNLPTRTVVFSGYRKHDGHSFRNLLPGEYTQMAGRAGRRGLDTVGSVIIVPPGGDEAPPVTDLRQMILGEPSKLRSQFRLTYNMILNLLRVEALKIEEMIKRSFSEHATQQLLPEHEKAVKLSEADLAKVKRDSCQICDVHMDDCHQAGEDFKQLTEELYRALLNIPIGRKMFTPGRLIVWMKEGVRTPGLLLAEGASTKSSATVPMLHVLEIRTNREIRNDTDLLPFVPSLRKYYTSLPQAKKHIGTKTLHVPLSDLVCLTKYVTKGILPDIFGSGEGYQKAKDKLQTICRTWASDHWDEMDLGRIKSLAIHDIINKRREAEVKLTKSAAPLCTFFLKHYAMCHDQWLIKTNIDQLRQALSNQNLQLLPDYEQRIQVLKDLRFIDEETRIQLKGKVACEIHSGDELVLTELILENVLADYEPAEIAALLSAFVFQEKTDSIPKLTHNLEKGMKTIVELSEKVNAVQTLHQVIQTSEESNDFVSKPRFGLMEVVYEWAKGVSFKNITNLTDVLEGTIVRTISRLDETCREVKNAARIIGDPELYQKMTVAQELIRRDITAVASLYM
- the CSM3 gene encoding chromosome segregation in meiosis-related protein (EggNog:ENOG503P4EW; COG:L), with amino-acid sequence MPAAAGPSKVTNGNKKDSGSFVDSFLEGWSDFDEEDPFDSPKGDKSKKTDDKKIDASSKKRKGTDILGLEKEVDKKKARVPRVKLDDARLLSDKGIPWLRKNAQSRLKLKGKGHEFTDAARMLSFYQEWLDELFPKASFLDALAMVEKAGHKTSLRNARMKWIDELKPRGEGEEGPNDVDPFPIYEHDKTPKDTGRIAPVFDKAKERPKTPDGDDLFGDDDIYNATPRAATKGARSEDVPDDDDLDALMAEAEANSGQPPRSIFGNGSESIFGNGTSNSTAAAPPIPQANNIPEDDDLDALMAEAEAETLSTRPNQSTKSILGDGNSKPSAPQREEVDGFDDDDLDALMAEVEAQPPTKAPSAPKSTEPTKVNDEEDDLDALMAEAEAEGASSKPVPETQKEAGAKKDTSFDDDEAAMAEMDGLW
- a CDS encoding uncharacterized protein (COG:P; EggNog:ENOG503P2CU), with protein sequence MSTTPGNTYTISKQIKTEYPLIDNDPHFKRVIRYARPSDYVHGIVAAAAGPSLLYAMERFAPSYVGKGGVAQTMRLGGAMGLCGGFIYFYQRSILRFYGMSENAREVQMDMREMVDKVKRGEPIYGESQLTPAMQGVAARQSRYSALFMAVLPWFNFVNHSQHGVDTAKYYRQAERELEAERLAREGGNPSQ